Proteins from one Acidimicrobiales bacterium genomic window:
- a CDS encoding site-specific integrase: MTKGSANGADLLGAGKGDFGEHRPQSWGRSCDGHSAPAAGNTVTGRDDTRFADHLRGVENNSPRTADTYSGYARLFTTWLADTHPDIALADVTPAHIRAWLEAQEQRGVGGDARRVGVYALRAFYTWRTLDISGAVNPATQVRPPAQLKVRTDTYSDSETERILAHTAADTTLSGRFDHALLATLQRARHARRRRRPRSCTGGCPGGPWRCRYRWSRSGWSLPRSESL; the protein is encoded by the coding sequence ATGACAAAGGGGTCAGCCAATGGGGCGGACCTTCTGGGCGCAGGCAAGGGTGATTTCGGTGAGCACCGGCCGCAGAGCTGGGGCCGGTCGTGTGACGGACACAGCGCCCCCGCCGCCGGCAACACCGTCACCGGCCGTGACGACACCAGGTTCGCCGACCACCTCCGAGGCGTCGAGAACAACAGCCCCCGCACCGCCGACACCTACAGCGGCTACGCCCGCCTCTTCACCACCTGGCTCGCAGACACCCACCCCGACATCGCCCTCGCCGATGTCACCCCCGCCCACATCCGAGCCTGGCTCGAAGCCCAAGAGCAGCGTGGTGTCGGCGGCGACGCCCGCCGTGTCGGCGTCTACGCCCTCCGGGCGTTCTACACCTGGCGCACCCTCGACATCTCCGGTGCCGTCAACCCCGCCACCCAGGTGCGCCCTCCCGCCCAGCTCAAGGTGCGCACCGACACCTACAGCGACAGCGAGACCGAACGCATCCTCGCCCACACCGCCGCCGACACCACCCTGTCGGGGCGCTTCGACCACGCCCTGCTCGCCACGCTTCAAAGAGCGCGACACGCACGGCGCCGTCGCCGACCTCGAAGCTGTACTGGCGGTTGCCCTGGAGGTCCGTGGCGGTGCCGGTACCGGTGGTCGAGGTCGGGTTGGTCGCTGCCTCGGTCGGAGTCGCTGTGA